A stretch of the Rhinoderma darwinii isolate aRhiDar2 chromosome 3, aRhiDar2.hap1, whole genome shotgun sequence genome encodes the following:
- the LOC142748899 gene encoding E3 SUMO-protein ligase ZBED1-like, whose amino-acid sequence MKQRVRNDMKKRYENENLQLILNIATYLDPRFKESFVSMEKDVKEELLQRASNVSLPEGAEPEHQSQKEFSEEEHDAMGQVAKKKKTDLESLLSSIITEKRGSAGSSAGTTESEASSDKTSAEKLSSEFMLYSQMKEISPEEDPLAWWQRHATSLPNLAHFAKAYLCVPASSCASERVFSTSGLICSPRRMRLTEDHIDTLVFLAKNLKQAKKLPSL is encoded by the coding sequence ATGAAACAAAGAGTCAGAAATGACATGAAAAAGAGGTATGAAAATGAAAACTTGCAACTCATTCTCAACATTGCCACATACTTAGATCCAAGATTTAAGGAGTCGTTTGTGTCTATGGAAAAAGATGTGAAGGAAGAGCTTCTGCAGAGAGCTTCCAATGTTTCGCTACCTGAAGGAGCAGAACCGGAGCATCAGAGTCAGAAAGAGTTCAGCGAGGAAGAACATGATGCAATGGGACaagtagcaaagaaaaaaaaaactgatctgGAAAGCTTGCTGTCTAGCATCATAACAGAGAAAAGGGGATCAGCAGGCAGTTCTGCGGGTACAACTGAGAGTGAAGCATCATCGGACAAAACTTCTGCTGAAAAGCTTAGCAGTGAGTTCATGTTGTACAGCCAGATGAAGGAGATTAGTCCTGAAGAAGACCCACTTGCCTGGTGGCAGAGACATGCCACAAGTCTGCCTAACCTTGCACATTTTGCCAAAGCATATCTATGCGTTCCTGCCTCTAGCTGTGCATCAGAACGAGTGTTTAGTACCTCTGGCCTAATCTGCAGTCCGAGGAGAATGAGACTGACAGAAGACCACATAGACACACTGGTATTCCTGGCTAAGAACCTTAAACAGGCAAAGAAACTCCCAAGCTTGTAA